The Pleurodeles waltl isolate 20211129_DDA chromosome 7, aPleWal1.hap1.20221129, whole genome shotgun sequence genome includes a region encoding these proteins:
- the LOC138246627 gene encoding zinc finger protein 614-like isoform X1, with amino-acid sequence MVVLLMRFKPRLGSASEDPEVTSRSFLRFLGRRGASSCGLCAASPPARGAAEARGWGQTALSVISMSRRRREAASGTTLKKRKGKPAAQGEVEQELSASTEDATVGPGMVYIDSLGISYQESPNAVQYELPNKVTKSTVQTQVKLIDENGVTTVQTSAEDSARCKEQVASTSTEETQYVEDSMQCFPCHIIFTTMASKLRHMRRDHPDVFAKHVKYSPLPYQKSYEKERRLYRPPSKGRVMCLECGESFGSRKVMLAHKSKHKKNSTFSCAICGRRFELLPTLRKHQRSHSYDEQDKAGGPYICLDCGAVFPASRGLRLHESIHKR; translated from the exons ATGGTCGTGTTGCTCATGCGTTTCAAGCCTCGCCTCGGCAGCGCTTCCGAGGACCCGGAAGTGACGTCACGCAGCTTCCTGCGCTTCCTCGGGAGGAGAGGGGCTTCTTCCTGTGGTCTTTGTGCGGCATCTCCACCGGCCCGGGGCGCTGCAGAGGCTCGGGGGTGGG GCCAGACGGCTCTATCAGTGATCAGTATGTCACGGCGGAGGAGGGAAGCGGCTAGTGGAACCACATTGAAGAAGAGGAAAGGAAAACCTGCAGCCCAAGGGGAGGTGGAGCAAGAACTCAGCGCCTCCACGGAAGATGCTACGGTGGGACCGGGGATGGTGTACATTGATTCCCTGGGCATCTCCTACCAGGAGTCTCCAAATGCTGTTCAATATGAGCTCCCCAACAAGGTGACAAAGAGTACGGTTCAAACCCAAGTCAAGCTTATTGATGAGAATGGAGTGACCACTGTGCAGACAAGTGCAGAGGACAGTGCCAGGTGCAAAGAGCAGGTGGCGTCTACCTCCACGGAAGAAACACAAT aTGTGGAGGACTCCATGCAGTGCTTTCCGTGCCACATCATCTTCACGACCATGGCCTCCAAGTTACGGCACATGAGACGGGACCACCCCGATGTCTTCGCCAAGCACGTGAAGTACAGCCCGCTCCCCTACCAGAAGTCCTACGAGAAGGAGCGCCGCCTGTACCGGCCCCCGAGCAAGGGCCGGGTGATGTGCCTGGAGTGCGGCGAGAGCTTCGGCAGCCGGAAGGTGATGCTGGCCCACAAGTCCAAGCACAAGAAGAACAGCACGTTCTCCTGCGCCATCTGTGGCCGCCGCTTCGAGCTGCTGCCCACCCTCCGGAAGCACCAGCGCTCCCACTCCTACGACGAGCAGGACAAGGCGGGGGGGCCCTACATCTGCCTGGACTGTGGCGCGGTGTTCCCGGCGAGCAGGGGCCTGCGGCTGCACGAGTCCATTCACAAGCGCTAG
- the LOC138246627 gene encoding zinc finger protein 394-like isoform X2, which produces MSRRRREAASGTTLKKRKGKPAAQGEVEQELSASTEDATVGPGMVYIDSLGISYQESPNAVQYELPNKVTKSTVQTQVKLIDENGVTTVQTSAEDSARCKEQVASTSTEETQYVEDSMQCFPCHIIFTTMASKLRHMRRDHPDVFAKHVKYSPLPYQKSYEKERRLYRPPSKGRVMCLECGESFGSRKVMLAHKSKHKKNSTFSCAICGRRFELLPTLRKHQRSHSYDEQDKAGGPYICLDCGAVFPASRGLRLHESIHKR; this is translated from the exons ATGTCACGGCGGAGGAGGGAAGCGGCTAGTGGAACCACATTGAAGAAGAGGAAAGGAAAACCTGCAGCCCAAGGGGAGGTGGAGCAAGAACTCAGCGCCTCCACGGAAGATGCTACGGTGGGACCGGGGATGGTGTACATTGATTCCCTGGGCATCTCCTACCAGGAGTCTCCAAATGCTGTTCAATATGAGCTCCCCAACAAGGTGACAAAGAGTACGGTTCAAACCCAAGTCAAGCTTATTGATGAGAATGGAGTGACCACTGTGCAGACAAGTGCAGAGGACAGTGCCAGGTGCAAAGAGCAGGTGGCGTCTACCTCCACGGAAGAAACACAAT aTGTGGAGGACTCCATGCAGTGCTTTCCGTGCCACATCATCTTCACGACCATGGCCTCCAAGTTACGGCACATGAGACGGGACCACCCCGATGTCTTCGCCAAGCACGTGAAGTACAGCCCGCTCCCCTACCAGAAGTCCTACGAGAAGGAGCGCCGCCTGTACCGGCCCCCGAGCAAGGGCCGGGTGATGTGCCTGGAGTGCGGCGAGAGCTTCGGCAGCCGGAAGGTGATGCTGGCCCACAAGTCCAAGCACAAGAAGAACAGCACGTTCTCCTGCGCCATCTGTGGCCGCCGCTTCGAGCTGCTGCCCACCCTCCGGAAGCACCAGCGCTCCCACTCCTACGACGAGCAGGACAAGGCGGGGGGGCCCTACATCTGCCTGGACTGTGGCGCGGTGTTCCCGGCGAGCAGGGGCCTGCGGCTGCACGAGTCCATTCACAAGCGCTAG